In Aedes albopictus strain Foshan chromosome 3, AalbF5, whole genome shotgun sequence, the following are encoded in one genomic region:
- the LOC134291033 gene encoding uncharacterized protein LOC134291033, protein MVRRGQTEGEFTMPTTTRSAAKASAEEHQCICGICKNPHHVAEMVACERCRRWYHRTCAGVAESFNGRWACKDCISVVTISEASISGRTSSTSRSTRVQLQLMRLEEEKRAQEKLILEQQEQDRILQEKARAAKAALDKKYLDEKYALLLADAEDDDAGSHRSRRSRSSRNSQVQQWIHGLEGAAKENPTPENVDDIFPPISVSNHVNIDDGACGGGMLAKYTGTVPKIPQNPMNVAASRELDQFSSRPAIGWVADNVGTEGMSTTAGMKDPITASTPIRSDGVGRQPTARSVIQTQSSMYIQPVLTQPVYTQSVFAQPMQPPPVQPKLVPRPPLPTFLFQEPISRPSADHVRSSLPPISESPLLQSRVGQCTQLPSSNPAPQQPQTSRTLVSPPSQPSQVVQSSIDASIQLAEQISSMQLSPTTRASFSQLSSRQPHTLASAMCDQLVEQSQPPSVLRESISYTPQPQHSSNPERLASQSPIHQTTSSVSLQQQNEPYAAQLQQMQNQQAMWGQFQQQLSARQVVPKELPVFSGCPEEWPLFVSSFRNSTAMCGYSQAENLMRLQKCLKGRALEAVRSNLLLPSSVPKVMETLETLFGSPERLVQSLLNKVRSVPTPKAERLESLVNFGLVVQNLVGHLKAANQQAHLSNPTLLQELVDKLPPHLRLDWALYKRNAGLIDLGTFCDYMSAITSAASDVAHFTDFEGPRTGGHEKQRKDKAYINAHVSAEPRRIEPHGTKVESQERPCYVCQSVKHRIRDCNKFKSLSFGDRMKAVENHQLCLVCLVPHGKWSCKSTRTCGIGDCTKKHHPALHPSQQSTAKPTNSESSGARSKSDAVVNIHRWNHKTTMFRIVPVVLHGREAKISTFAFLDEGSSSTLIDQEVADLLNLDGKRQPLCLTWTSKVSRHETESRVVSLRISGKEGSESFPLSGVSTVRQLDLPTQTLQYDELSRRYPYLAGLPVNSYEDAIPRILIGLDNMKLSLPLKVREGRRSGPVAAKTRLGWTVFGSTDGTKVDFRSPVLHICKSTEETDLHDLVKGYFAMENLGVSVAEGPEAEEDRRAKEILRRTTIKRADGHYETGLLWRYDSVELPSSYGMAERRLLCLERKLRSNPELQASLERQISEYQDKGYAHKATPQELANSDPHRTWYLPLGVVTNPRKPGKVRIIWDAAAKASGVSLNDVLLKGPDLLTSLPGVLCRFRQREVAIAGDIREMYHQLKIRKEDCQAQRFLYRSDPSQKPDVFVMDVATFGSTCSPCSANFVKNKNALEWKEEYPEASAAVIENHYVDDYLDSRDTEQDLAILASDVRQIQAEAGFELRNWRSNSRKVLQSLGEDSAIPMKEFNADKESQVERVLGMAWLPAEDVFVYYVKLPDDTERSGSCKVITKRSILRFVMSVFDPLGLISNLLVHGKVIVQDLWRAQVGWDDAIPAEIEQNWIRWIEYLSKLEKLRIPRCYFAGYDPDSFRSLQLHVFVDASESAFASSSSRKMSGHSHRYH, encoded by the coding sequence ATGGTTCGTAGAGGTCAAACAGAGGGTGAATTCACGATGCCTACTACTACGCGATCCGCGGCTAAAGCCAGCGCGGAGGAACATCAGTGCATTTGTGGGATATGCAAAAACCCCCACCACGTAGCAGAGATGGTAGCTTGCGAGCGATGTCGTCGTTGGTACCATCGTACGTGTGCGGGAGTGGCTGAGAGTTTCAACGGCAGGTGGGCATGCAAAGATTGCATCTCGGTGGTGACCATCAGCGAAGCCTCAATATCAGGACGGACTAGCAGCACATCCAGATCTACACGGGTTCAGCTGCAACTAATGCGATTAGAGGAGGAGAAAAGGGCCCAGGAGAAGCTGATTCTGGAGCAGCAGGAGCAGGATCGTATCCTTCAGGAGAAGGCTCGGGCCGCAAAGGCTGCGCTGGATAAGAAATACCTAGACGAGAAGTATGCTTTGCTTTTGGCCGATGCCGAGGATGATGATGCTGGGAGTCATAGAAGTCGTCGAAGTCGTTCGAGCCGCAACAGCCAGGTGCAACAATGGATCCATGGGCTGGAAGGAGCCGCCAAAGAAAACCCCACTCCTGAAAATGTCGACGATATCTTCCCTCCGATTTCGGTTAGCAATCACGTTAATATAGACGATGGAGCGTGCGGTGGAGGAATGCTAGCGAAGTACACTGGAACAGTTCCGAAAATTCCACAGAATCCGATGAACGTAGCAGCGAGCAGGGAATTAGATCAATTTTCGTCCAGGCCTGCAATTGGATGGGTCGCAGACAACGTTGGTACTGAGGGAATGAGTACTACAGCCGGAATGAAAGACCCGATCACAGCATCAACTCCTATTCGATCGGATGGTGTAGGTAGGCAGCCGACGGCGCGAAGTGTGATACAAACGCAATCATCTATGTACATACAGCCAGTGTTGACACAGCCGGTGTATACACAGTCGGTGTTTGCACAACCAATGCAACCTCCACCCGTTCAGCCGAAGCTCGTCCCACGACCACCACTACCAACGTTCTTGTTCCAAGAACCAATTTCAAGGCCATCAGCTGACCACGTACGTTCGTCGCTCCCGCCGATAAGTGAGTCCCCGCTGCTACAGTCGAGAGTCGGACAATGTACACAGTTACCGTCGTCGAATCCTGCACCACAACAGCCACAAACATCTCGTACGTTGGTATCGCCACCGTCACAGCCATCGCAGGTAGTGCAGTCGTCGATTGATGCTTCCATCCAGTTAGCTGAGCAAATATCGAGCATGCAACTATCACCAACGACAAGGGCGTCGTTCTCTCAGCTGTCGTCTCGGCAGCCGCACACACTGGCGTCGGCGATGTGCGATCAGCTCGTTGAGCAATCGCAGCCTCCATCTGTGTTGCGAGAATCAATTTCGTATACCCCGCAACCACAGCACTCATCCAATCCGGAGAGATTGGCCTCGCAATCACCGATCCATCAGACGACGTCGTCAGTGTCGTTGCAACAACAGAACGAGCCATATGCTGCCCAGCTGCAGCAAATGCAGAATCAGCAGGCGATGTGGGGCCAATTCCAGCAGCAGTTGTCGGCCAGACAGGTAGTGCCGAAAGAGCTCCCTGTTTTTTCTGGTTGCCCAGAAGAATGGCCACTTTTTGTGAGCAGCTTTCGCAATTCCACTGCAATGTGTGGATATTCTCAAGCCGAGAATCTTATGAGACTCCAGAAGTGCCTCAAGGGTAGAGCACTAGAGGCTGTTCGGAGTAATTTGTTGCTGCCCTCCTCGGTCCCGAAAGTAATGGAGACTTTGGAGACATTATTCGGGAGCCCAGAGCGATTAGTTCAGTCGCTGCTCAACAAGGTGCGCAGCGTTCCTACTCCAAAGGCCGAAAGGCTCGAAAGCTTGGTAAACTTTGGTTTGGTCGTACAGAACCTCGTTGGCCATCTGAAGGCTGCCAACCAGCAAGCCCATCTGTCCAATCCAACCCTGCTGCAGGAGCTGGTGGATAAGCTGCCGCCACACCTTCGATTAGATTGGGCTTTGTACAAAAGGAACGCTGGACTCATCGATTTGGGAACGTTTTGTGATTACATGAGTGCCATCACGTCAGCCGCGAGTGATGTGGCCCACTTCACCGATTTTGAGGGACCTCGCACTGGCGGGCACGAGAAGCAGAGGAAGGATAAGGCCTACATCAACGCTCACGTTTCTGCCGAACCACGAAGGATCGAGCCGCATGGAACGAAGGTGGAGAGCCAAGAAAGACCTTGCTATGTCTGCCAGAGTGTGAAGCACCGTATCAGGGACTGCAACAAGTTCAAGTCCTTGTCATTCGGGGATCGTATGAAGGCGGTGGAAAACCATCAACTTTGCTTGGTTTGCTTGGTGCCGCATGGAAAGTGGTCCTGTAAATCAACACGTACCTGTGGAATTGGAGACTGCACCAAGAAGCATCACCCAGCGCTGCACCCAAGTCAACAATCGACGGCCAAACCAACGAATTCTGAGAGTTCTGGAGCACGATCGAAATCGGATGCCGTCGTGAACATCCATCGGTGGAATCACAAGACTACGATGTTCCGTATAGTACCAGTGGTATTGCACGGAAGGGAAGCCAAGATCTCCACCTTTGCATTCCTCGATGAAGGTTCATCGTCTACACTGATTGACCAGGAGGTAGCTGACCTGTTGAACCTTGACGGTAAACGGCAACCGTTGTGTTTGACATGGACTTCGAAGGTTTCTCGTCACGAAACTGAGTCTAGAGTGGTTTCACTGAGGATTTCTGGGAAAGAAGGCAGCGAAAGTTTCCCTCTGTCGGGTGTCAGCACTGTACGTCAGCTGGATCTTCCAACACAGACACTACAGTATGATGAATTGTCGCGTCGGTATCCGTATTTGGCCGGACTTCCGGTTAACAGCTACGAGGACGCTATTCCAAGGATCCTGATTGGGTTGGACAACATGAAGCTCTCGTTGCCTCTCAAGGTACGAGAAGGACGGCGCAGCGGACCAGTGGCAGCGAAAACTAGATTGGGATGGACTGTCTTCGGAAGCACTGACGGCACTAAAGTGGACTTTCGGTCCCCAGTATTGCACATCTGCAAGAGCACTGAGGAAACCGACCTGCACGACCTGGTGAAAGGTTACTTCGCAATGGAGAACCTTGGCGTTTCCGTAGCGGAAGGACCAGAAGCAGAAGAAGATCGACGAGCGAAGGAGATTCTACGGCGAACGACGATCAAGCGTGCCGACGGGCACTACGAAACCGGGTTACTGTGGCGGTACGATTCAGTGGAATTACCATCGAGCTACGGCATGGCCGAACGTCGTTTGCTTTGCCTGGAGCGGAAGCTGAGATCTAATCCAGAACTGCAAGCGAGCTTGGAAAGGCAAATTTCCGAATACCAGGATAAAGGCTATGCTCACAAAGCAACGCCTCAGGAGTTGGCAAATAGTGATCCGCACCGTACATGGTATCTTCCACTAGGAGTGGTAACGAACCCACGCAAGCCAGGGAAAGTGCGTATTATCTGGGACGCGGCCGCCAAGGCAAGTGGTGTGTCTCTCAATGATGTTCTATTGAAGGGCCCAGACCTTCTTACGTCGCTTCCAGGGGTATTGTGCCGTTTTCGTCAGCGAGAGGTGGCGATTGCAGGTGACATCCGCGAAATGTATCACCAGCTGAAGATACGGAAGGAGGACTGTCAGGCTCAGCGCTTTCTTTACCGAAGCGACCCGTCTCAGAAACCGGACGTTTTTGTGATGGATGTGGCGACCTTCGGTTCGACTTGTTCGCCCTGCTCGGCGAACTTCGTGAAAAACAAAAACGCGCTGGAGTGGAAGGAAGAATATCCAGAAGCGTCAGCGGCGGTGATAGAGAACCACTATGTGGACGATTACCTGGACAGTCGCGATACGGAGCAGGACCTGGCAATCTTGGCATCAGACGTACGGCAAATTCAGGCGGAGGCTGGATTCGAGCTACGAAACTGGCGATCGAACTCAAGAAAAGTGTTACAGTCTCTTGGAGAAGATTCGGCGATCCCAATGAAGGAATTCAACGCCGACAAGGAAAGTCAGGTGGAACGTGTTCTAGGGATGGCGTGGTTGCCGGCTGAAGATGTGTTCGTGTACTACGTCAAGTTGCCGGACGACACTGAGCGTTCAGGTTCCTGCAAGGTCATCACGAAGCGCAGTATCCTGAGGTTTGTTATGAGCGTGTTCGACCCGCTCGGACTGATTTCGAACCTCCTCGTCCACGGAAAGGTGATTGTACAAGACCTGTGGAGAGCTCAAGTAGGATGGGATGACGCTATCCCCGCAGAAATAGAGCAGAACTGGATTCGGTGGATCGAGTACCTTTCCAAGTTGGAGAAACTTCGGATTCCACGGTGTTATTTTGCCGGATACGATCCGGATAGTTTTCGTTCGTTGCAGCTCCATGTTTTTGTAGATGCAAGCGAGAGTGCTTTCGCTTCCTCTTCCAGCCGGAAAATGAGTGGCCACAGCCACAGATACCATTAG
- the LOC134291031 gene encoding uncharacterized protein LOC134291031: protein MEPFIECDRFSKWERILRTTAYVYSFIDRCRDFGKQGASRIKQGLTQDDMQRAEKALWRLAQADAYAEEINVLRKQQESDEHSSLKLDRSSTIRQLSPFLDKFDVVRMAGRTEASPVASYDAKFPVILPKHHRLTELLIDWYHRRFGHHSNETVVNEIRQRYHISTLRTVVRKVAKKCQWCTVNRALPEVPRMAPLPEARVTPFVRPFSLVGIDYFGPYMIKIGRSQVKRWVALFTCLVVRAVHLEVAASLSTESCKLALRRFIARRGAPLQIFSDHGTNFVGASRELADQVAATNQELAETFTNANTRWLFVPPSSPHMGGAWERMVRAVKAAMESINHARAPSEEVFITILCEAESMVNSRPLTYVPLESSDQEALTPNHFILLSSNGIKQPEKVPTTEGESLRTGWNLCRFILDQFWARWIREYLPDLTRRTKRSSLFRKET, encoded by the coding sequence ATGGAACCGTTCATCGAGTGCGACCGGTTCTCCAAATGGGAACGAATACTCCGTACCACAGCATATGTGTATTCGTTCATTGATCGATGCCGGGACTTCGGTAAGCAAGGGGCTTCGCGAATCAAACAAGGATTGACACAGGACGACATGCAGCGAGCAGAGAAAGCTTTGTGGCGGCTTGCACAAGCCGACGCCTACGCCGAAGAGATAAACGTCCTGCGGAAACAGCAAGAATCAGACGAACACAGTTCGTTGAAACTCGACAGAAGCAGCACGATTCGTCAACTATCACCGTTTTTGGATAAGTTCGACGTGGTTCGTATGGCGGGACGAACTGAAGCTTCGCCGGTGGCAAGCTACGATGCGAAGTTCCCAGTAATCTTGCCGAAACATCATCGCCTGACTGAACTTCTAATCGACTGGTACCACAGACGATTCGGCCACCATAGCAACGAAACTGTGGTTAATGAAATTCGCCAGCGCTATCACATTTCCACTCTACGGACGGTGGTGCGCAAAGTTGCAAAGAAGTGTCAGTGGTGTACGGTTAACAGGGCGCTTCCTGAAGTACCCAGGATGGCTCCTCTACCGGAAGCACGTGTCACTCCGTTCGTGCGACCATTTTCATTGGTCGGCATTGATTATTTCGGCCCTTATATGATAAAAATTGGACGAAGTCAAGTGAAGCGTTGGGTGGCACTGTTCACGTGCTTAGTCGTTAGAGCGGTACACCTAGAAGTAGCCGCCTCACTGTCTACCGAATCATGTAAGCTAGCTCTTCGGCGATTCATCGCTCGTCGCGGCGCACCGTTACAAATCTTCTCCGACCACGGGACAAATTTTGTTGGCGCCAGTCGGGAGCTGGCTGATCAAGTAGCGGCAACGAACCAAGAGCTGGCGGAGACCTTCACGAATGCTAACACCCGTTGGCTTTTCGTCCCTCCATCTTCCCCGCACATGGGCGGTGCCTGGGAAAGAATGGTCAGAGCAGTTAAGGCAGCGATGGAGTCGATTAACCATGCCCGTGCGCCGTCTGAAGAAGTATTCATAACAATACTTTGTGAAGCAGAGTCAATGGTCAATTCCAGACCGTTGACATACGTTCCTCTCGAATCATCGGATCAGGAGGCTTTGACTCCAAACCATTTTATTCTCCTCAGTTCAAATGGAATCAAGCAGCCGGAGAAAGTTCCCACTACAGAAGGAGAATCACTTCGGACCGGCTGGAACTTGTGTCGCTTTATCCTGGATCAGTTCTGGGCACGGTGGATTCGGGAATATCTTCCGGATTTGACTCGGCGAACCAAGAGGTCAAGCCTATTCAGGAAGGAGACATAG